A single window of Mycolicibacterium aurum DNA harbors:
- a CDS encoding isochorismatase family protein, with protein MRIPLSDLVAPRHTAIVTQECQAAVVGPDAALGALAAEARREALPAIARLLPAARAAGVSVVHCVVQRRPDGRGSNHNATLFSVGAGVDLDPDGPGTRLVPELDAQPGDLVLRRWHGVGPMGGTDLDPVLRNLGITTIVAVGVSVNVAIPNLVMDAVNAAYRVVVPRDGVAGVPAGYAAAVIDNTLSLLATVTTTDELVDAWRHQ; from the coding sequence ATGAGGATCCCGCTGTCCGACCTCGTCGCACCACGCCACACCGCGATCGTCACCCAGGAGTGCCAGGCCGCCGTCGTCGGACCCGACGCCGCGCTCGGCGCCCTTGCCGCCGAAGCCCGTCGCGAAGCACTGCCCGCCATCGCCCGTCTCCTGCCCGCCGCGCGGGCGGCCGGGGTGTCGGTGGTGCACTGCGTGGTGCAACGTCGCCCGGATGGCCGGGGGTCCAACCACAACGCGACACTCTTTTCCGTCGGCGCCGGGGTAGACCTCGACCCGGATGGGCCGGGAACCCGCCTCGTCCCCGAACTCGACGCCCAACCAGGTGATCTCGTGCTGCGCCGGTGGCACGGCGTCGGACCGATGGGTGGCACCGACCTGGATCCGGTGCTGCGCAACCTCGGGATCACCACCATCGTCGCGGTCGGCGTATCGGTGAACGTCGCGATCCCCAACCTGGTGATGGACGCCGTGAACGCGGCCTACCGCGTCGTCGTCCCGCGCGACGGCGTCGCCGGGGTTCCGGCCGGCTACGCCGCGGCCGTCATCGACAACACCCTGTCCTTGCTGGCGACAGTCACCACCACCGACGAACTGGTCGACGCGTGGCGCCACCAGTGA
- a CDS encoding aromatic ring-hydroxylating oxygenase subunit alpha, with product MKVPFTWKVTGWFMIGWSAEFEIGDVKALKYFGEDLAVYRDDAGALHVLEAHCKHLGAHIGHGGTVVGDCVECPFHGWRWGPDGTNTYIPYQPDRPNRGLTLRSYPVQEQYGCIFIWHQPHGKEPQWELPDIFDKFPQFETDANAYYRPYPEFSRRADAVPVHPQIVAENGPDSSHFRYVHGASVTPVCLHWEHVDEEWRFLTGWPDARSDDPDKMALRIHSHFSGLGFAMSAFEGSSNHRLIFACTPVDDEVSNMFYSIWWPKLPGETSDIPPAPVREKVERQFLKTVWEDVDIWRYQKYIERPALAKIDAKPYMAMRKWATRFYDIPPAGQPAGTS from the coding sequence ATGAAAGTGCCGTTTACCTGGAAAGTCACCGGCTGGTTCATGATCGGATGGTCGGCCGAGTTCGAGATCGGTGACGTCAAGGCGCTGAAGTACTTCGGCGAAGACCTGGCCGTGTACCGCGACGACGCGGGCGCCCTGCACGTCCTGGAAGCCCACTGCAAGCACCTGGGCGCCCACATCGGTCACGGCGGCACCGTGGTGGGTGACTGTGTCGAGTGCCCGTTCCACGGCTGGCGCTGGGGACCCGACGGCACCAACACCTACATCCCCTATCAGCCGGACCGCCCCAACCGGGGCCTGACGCTGCGGTCGTACCCGGTCCAGGAGCAGTACGGCTGCATCTTCATATGGCACCAGCCCCACGGCAAGGAACCGCAGTGGGAGCTGCCCGACATCTTCGACAAGTTCCCCCAGTTCGAGACGGACGCGAACGCCTACTACCGGCCGTATCCCGAGTTCTCCCGCCGCGCCGACGCCGTCCCCGTGCATCCGCAGATCGTCGCCGAGAACGGACCCGACAGCTCACACTTTCGCTACGTGCACGGCGCCTCCGTGACGCCGGTGTGCCTGCACTGGGAGCACGTCGACGAAGAGTGGCGCTTCCTCACCGGCTGGCCGGATGCCCGCAGCGACGACCCCGACAAGATGGCGCTGCGCATCCACAGCCACTTCTCCGGCCTCGGCTTCGCGATGAGCGCATTCGAGGGCTCGTCGAACCACCGGCTGATTTTCGCGTGCACGCCCGTCGATGACGAGGTGTCGAACATGTTCTATTCGATCTGGTGGCCGAAGCTGCCCGGTGAGACCTCGGACATCCCTCCTGCACCGGTGCGCGAGAAGGTGGAACGACAGTTCCTCAAGACGGTCTGGGAGGACGTCGACATCTGGCGCTACCAGAAGTACATCGAACGACCGGCGCTGGCCAAGATCGACGCGAAACCGTATATGGCCATGCGCAAATGGGCCACCAGGTTTTATGACATTCCCCCCGCCGGACAACCCGCGGGCACCTCATGA
- a CDS encoding flavin-containing monooxygenase has product MTVPSTPEPRSFDAIVVGAGFSGLYALHRLRELGLRVAVLERAHNVGGTWLFNRYPGARCDIESIEYSYSFSEEIQQEWVWTETMPAQPEIEAYLNFVADRLDLRGDIRFDTTVVAMTFDEDAAEWTVQTGAGESYVAQFVVAATGILSVPVEPTIPGMADFDGMSLYTSRWPDGGVDLTGQRVGVIGTGSTGVQLIPVVAREAAHLSVFQRSPAYTLPWEVRVFQPGELDELKSRYPEIRAAQREHPVGAARLSAFSVLLEMLTKPPLKSASEEERRRAVDEGGIMGALNWGDLFFDIEANEMAAALYGEAVARIVENPETARALTPSHPFACKRPIIDQGYYQTYNRDNVTLIDLRSDPIVAVRPGGIQTERATHDLDVIVYATGFDAMTGALSRIDIRGRGGMSLGAFWADEGPLSYLGMAVAGFPNLFTIQGPGSPSAASNFVAALEQNVEWIGECVAHLRRHGYRTIEALPGAQQDWIDQATALVAPTVLVHPSCSSWYNGGNVPGKKRMYMGYTAGIPEYRRRCDEIADAGYTGFTLA; this is encoded by the coding sequence ATGACAGTGCCGTCGACACCTGAACCGCGGTCTTTCGACGCGATCGTCGTGGGTGCGGGGTTCTCCGGCCTCTACGCCCTGCACCGGCTCCGTGAACTGGGACTGCGGGTTGCAGTGCTGGAGCGGGCCCACAACGTCGGCGGCACATGGCTGTTCAACCGCTACCCGGGCGCCCGGTGCGACATCGAGAGCATCGAGTACTCCTACAGTTTCTCCGAGGAGATCCAGCAGGAGTGGGTGTGGACGGAGACGATGCCCGCCCAGCCCGAGATCGAGGCGTACCTCAACTTCGTCGCCGACCGGCTCGACCTGCGCGGCGACATCCGATTCGACACGACCGTCGTCGCCATGACCTTCGACGAGGATGCCGCCGAGTGGACCGTGCAGACGGGCGCGGGGGAGTCCTACGTCGCCCAGTTCGTCGTCGCGGCCACCGGCATCCTGTCGGTTCCGGTGGAGCCGACCATCCCCGGGATGGCCGACTTCGACGGCATGTCGTTGTACACCAGCCGCTGGCCCGACGGCGGAGTCGACCTGACGGGGCAACGTGTCGGCGTGATCGGCACCGGGTCGACCGGTGTCCAGCTGATTCCGGTGGTGGCGCGGGAAGCGGCTCATCTGAGCGTGTTTCAGCGCTCGCCCGCCTACACTCTGCCGTGGGAGGTGCGGGTGTTCCAGCCGGGCGAGCTCGACGAGCTCAAGTCCCGCTACCCGGAGATCCGGGCCGCCCAGCGTGAGCACCCGGTCGGTGCGGCCCGGCTCAGCGCCTTCTCGGTGCTCTTGGAGATGTTGACCAAGCCACCGCTGAAGTCCGCCTCGGAGGAGGAGCGACGGCGCGCGGTCGACGAGGGCGGCATCATGGGCGCGCTCAACTGGGGCGACCTGTTCTTCGACATCGAGGCCAACGAGATGGCGGCGGCACTCTACGGCGAGGCCGTCGCCCGCATCGTCGAGAACCCCGAGACGGCCAGGGCCCTGACACCCAGCCACCCGTTCGCGTGCAAGCGGCCGATCATCGACCAGGGGTACTACCAGACCTACAACCGCGACAACGTCACGCTGATAGACCTGCGCAGCGACCCGATCGTCGCCGTGCGCCCCGGCGGTATCCAGACCGAGCGCGCCACGCACGATCTCGACGTGATCGTGTACGCGACCGGATTCGACGCGATGACGGGGGCGCTGAGCCGTATCGACATCCGTGGCCGCGGTGGGATGTCGCTGGGGGCGTTCTGGGCTGACGAGGGCCCGCTCAGCTACCTGGGAATGGCGGTCGCCGGGTTCCCGAATCTGTTCACCATCCAGGGACCTGGAAGTCCCTCTGCGGCATCCAATTTCGTTGCCGCGCTGGAACAGAACGTGGAATGGATCGGCGAGTGCGTTGCGCATCTACGCAGGCATGGCTACCGGACCATCGAGGCGCTGCCGGGGGCGCAGCAGGATTGGATCGACCAGGCCACGGCGCTGGTGGCTCCCACGGTGCTCGTCCACCCGTCGTGCAGCTCCTGGTACAACGGCGGCAACGTGCCCGGGAAGAAGCGGATGTACATGGGCTACACGGCTGGTATCCCCGAATACCGGCGTCGCTGCGACGAGATCGCCGACGCGGGCTACACCGGGTTCACGCTCGCGTGA
- a CDS encoding alpha/beta fold hydrolase — protein MKTPERLWRLGSDVAGVLPRAHAAVAGSRDWHPLSVGGARQLGEVVLDELALSGMTLTAPPPTLPRSVQSCVDAAAELAVLGVSGANTDPPPLQVTSVTRRRLGRQNYERLTFDHDPALPAVLAREGFGGSATAVVHLCRQGDDRRPWLVWVHGAGQGHPIDLLFSRARRIQEDLGFNIALPVQPGCGMRGNVWPPYPTMDPLANVAGMMRAVSEVRAVLRWVRPQAGAVAVAGVSMGSPVAGLVSHLEPVDAAAVYTPIFGLNAMIATHLGRWGPAVRDTVALLRSEPVRQVMSAVDYQSVAPSAPPDRRLIVGAWHDRMAMREPALALHERWGGELFWHPGSHVGHLFAGGVRAASDRFLRAVSEPPSRNPE, from the coding sequence GTGAAAACGCCCGAACGCCTCTGGCGCCTGGGCAGTGACGTCGCGGGCGTCCTGCCGCGGGCCCACGCGGCGGTGGCCGGATCGCGCGACTGGCATCCGCTGTCGGTCGGGGGTGCCCGCCAACTCGGCGAGGTCGTGCTCGACGAACTGGCCCTGAGCGGCATGACTCTGACGGCGCCGCCGCCGACGCTGCCGCGATCGGTGCAGTCATGTGTGGACGCCGCGGCCGAGCTCGCCGTACTCGGAGTGTCGGGTGCGAACACCGATCCGCCTCCGCTTCAGGTCACGTCGGTCACGCGACGCCGGCTGGGTCGGCAGAACTATGAGCGGCTGACGTTCGACCACGACCCGGCGCTGCCGGCGGTCCTGGCGCGGGAGGGTTTCGGCGGGTCTGCCACCGCCGTGGTCCATCTGTGCAGGCAGGGCGACGATCGACGGCCATGGCTGGTATGGGTGCACGGTGCGGGCCAGGGACACCCGATCGACCTGCTGTTCTCGCGTGCGCGGCGGATCCAGGAGGACCTGGGGTTCAACATCGCGCTTCCGGTCCAGCCGGGTTGCGGAATGCGCGGCAACGTGTGGCCGCCGTATCCGACGATGGATCCGTTGGCCAACGTCGCGGGCATGATGCGTGCGGTCTCCGAGGTCCGTGCGGTACTGCGATGGGTGCGGCCGCAGGCCGGCGCCGTCGCGGTCGCAGGCGTATCGATGGGAAGTCCTGTCGCCGGGCTGGTTTCGCACCTCGAGCCGGTGGACGCCGCAGCGGTGTACACGCCGATCTTCGGCCTGAACGCGATGATCGCCACCCACCTCGGGCGATGGGGACCCGCGGTGCGCGACACGGTCGCACTGCTGCGCTCCGAACCTGTCCGACAGGTGATGTCCGCGGTCGACTACCAGTCCGTCGCACCGTCGGCGCCACCGGACAGACGTCTCATCGTCGGCGCATGGCATGACCGGATGGCCATGCGGGAGCCCGCGCTCGCGCTGCACGAGCGCTGGGGCGGCGAGCTGTTCTGGCATCCCGGCAGTCACGTGGGACACCTCTTTGCCGGCGGCGTACGGGCGGCGTCGGATCGCTTTCTGCGCGCGGTCAGCGAGCCACCGAGCCGTAATCCCGAATGA
- a CDS encoding TetR/AcrR family transcriptional regulator, whose amino-acid sequence MPSPARGLTQPQRLEISGRRLLEAAVALIGEKGWEATTAADIGRRAGYSRAMVHARFGSKDAILETLFATEYEKKLNPAPDPESNGLGQALAHLDRISSLYAEDRELLRAIFVLTFEAAKATSQANPYIQMWLRRAAHMVEAGLRSGIDDGSVRPDIDIEHAVNDFGAALLGIAYQWVMQAFPFDMAGALRYVRARLIRDYGSVAR is encoded by the coding sequence GTGCCTTCCCCGGCCAGAGGTCTGACACAGCCCCAACGCCTCGAGATCTCCGGGCGCAGGCTGCTCGAGGCGGCCGTGGCGTTGATCGGCGAAAAAGGCTGGGAAGCAACCACTGCAGCCGATATCGGCCGCCGCGCCGGATACAGCCGGGCGATGGTGCACGCACGGTTCGGCAGCAAGGACGCGATCCTGGAGACGCTGTTCGCCACCGAGTACGAGAAGAAGCTGAACCCCGCCCCCGACCCGGAATCGAACGGTCTCGGGCAGGCCCTCGCGCACCTCGACCGGATCTCATCGCTCTACGCCGAGGACCGCGAGTTGCTGCGGGCGATCTTCGTGCTGACCTTCGAGGCGGCCAAGGCGACCTCCCAGGCGAACCCGTACATCCAGATGTGGCTGCGGCGGGCTGCGCACATGGTCGAGGCCGGTCTGCGGTCCGGCATCGACGACGGCTCGGTGCGCCCGGACATCGACATCGAGCACGCCGTCAACGATTTCGGGGCAGCCCTGCTGGGCATCGCATACCAGTGGGTCATGCAGGCGTTCCCGTTCGACATGGCGGGCGCGCTGAGGTATGTGCGTGCACGGCTCATTCGGGATTACGGCTCGGTGGCTCGCTGA
- a CDS encoding nuclear transport factor 2 family protein, with the protein MTRSAREVVEQYNLIVWNERDFALADQLLGDSVIRHGVGEVTTLTHEQAVARVVDYWAMFETIRFDLHLVVAGDDGEHVTVVYQSPMTLKDGTETTIGSMEIFRVVDGRITEVWNCGHKEGVWA; encoded by the coding sequence GTGACACGATCCGCCCGCGAGGTGGTTGAGCAGTACAACCTCATCGTCTGGAACGAGCGCGATTTCGCCCTGGCCGACCAGCTCCTCGGTGACAGCGTTATCCGCCACGGCGTGGGGGAGGTGACCACCCTGACCCACGAGCAGGCTGTCGCTCGCGTCGTCGACTACTGGGCGATGTTCGAGACGATCCGGTTCGACCTCCATCTGGTGGTGGCCGGCGATGACGGCGAACACGTGACGGTCGTGTACCAGTCGCCGATGACACTCAAGGACGGCACCGAGACCACCATCGGCAGCATGGAGATCTTCCGCGTGGTCGACGGCAGGATCACCGAAGTGTGGAATTGTGGCCACAAAGAAGGAGTTTGGGCGTGA
- a CDS encoding TIGR03857 family LLM class F420-dependent oxidoreductase, whose translation MDELGFYLLAGAGGEGPAALMDEARRGEELGFGTGFISERWNVKEASSLTGAALAVTSRMQIATAATNHNTRHPLITGSWATTMHRLSGGRFTLGLGRGIAAMYNAFGVPAVTTAQMEDFAQVMRKLWHGELIFNHDGPIGKYPVLFLDPDFREDIRLAIVAFGPQTLALGGREFDDVILHTYFTPETVQRAVKTVKDAAEQAGRDPAAVRVWSCFATVGDHLPEELRLKKTVARLATYLQGYGDLLVNTNGWDTAVLQRFRDDSVVQSIPGGIDHKASAEQIEHIATLIPEEWLEPSATGSAQQCVDRVRKEFDYGADAVIMHGATPDELEPIIAAYRASE comes from the coding sequence TTGGATGAACTCGGTTTCTACCTACTGGCCGGGGCAGGAGGCGAGGGGCCGGCCGCGCTGATGGACGAGGCGCGCCGTGGCGAGGAGCTGGGCTTCGGCACCGGATTCATCTCCGAACGGTGGAACGTCAAAGAGGCGTCCTCGCTGACCGGCGCGGCGCTGGCCGTGACCAGCCGTATGCAGATTGCTACCGCGGCAACCAATCACAACACCCGTCACCCGCTCATCACCGGGTCGTGGGCCACCACGATGCACCGGCTGTCGGGAGGGCGGTTCACACTGGGGCTGGGCCGGGGGATCGCCGCGATGTACAACGCGTTCGGGGTGCCTGCGGTGACGACCGCGCAGATGGAGGACTTCGCGCAGGTGATGCGCAAGCTCTGGCACGGGGAGTTGATCTTCAACCACGACGGGCCCATCGGCAAGTACCCGGTGCTGTTCCTCGATCCCGACTTCCGGGAGGACATCCGGCTGGCCATCGTCGCGTTCGGTCCGCAGACGCTGGCACTCGGTGGCCGCGAGTTCGACGACGTCATCCTGCACACGTACTTCACGCCCGAGACAGTGCAGCGGGCCGTCAAGACCGTGAAGGACGCCGCCGAGCAGGCGGGTCGTGACCCCGCCGCGGTGCGGGTGTGGTCGTGTTTCGCCACCGTCGGGGATCATCTGCCCGAAGAGTTACGACTGAAGAAAACCGTCGCCCGGCTGGCCACCTACCTGCAGGGCTACGGCGATCTGCTGGTCAACACCAACGGCTGGGACACCGCTGTGCTGCAAAGGTTCCGGGACGATTCGGTGGTGCAGTCGATTCCCGGCGGCATCGACCACAAGGCCAGCGCCGAGCAGATCGAGCACATCGCCACGCTGATCCCCGAAGAGTGGCTGGAGCCCTCGGCCACCGGCTCGGCGCAGCAGTGCGTCGACCGGGTGCGCAAGGAATTCGACTACGGCGCCGACGCGGTGATCATGCACGGCGCCACACCCGACGAACTGGAACCGATCATCGCCGCCTACCGCGCCAGCGAGTGA
- a CDS encoding acyl-CoA carboxylase subunit beta produces MAGAEDWADTLDELTRRRDHSRAMGGDDRLTRHRDKGKLDARSRIDHLVDKGSFREFGTLVGGDIAADGIVAGSGLVDGRPVMIGAEDFTTLAGSIGPGGNAKRYRLAELALRDRVPLVMLLEGAGFRPSGEHYGRTPTDLLAQAQCSGKVPTIGGLFGPSAGHGALVAPVCDWTIMTSQGAIFTAGPPVVKESTGEEISKEDLGGPSVALASGVIHNLGQDDVAVLDDIRRYLSFFPSSAWSYPTSLPAGESTARRSTPELLDIVPRGNRQVYDMRAVLDVVFDDTGWFEVQPKFGKAMLCALAHLGGHPVAVVANQPNVLAGSIDADAADKAAHFITVADAFHVPLVFLADNPGMLPGSRSEKTGVLRSGARMFAAQTAATTLKLHVTLRKAYGFGSMVMSLLGFDNQSATFAYPGATMGAMSAAALSRASHATEDIEAKLRQAEVDASFRSAGHLGFDDLIHPAETRDVLIDALERGLYSRQAAAEPVSRTVITP; encoded by the coding sequence ATGGCCGGAGCCGAGGATTGGGCGGACACGCTCGACGAGCTGACGCGCAGGCGGGACCACTCCAGGGCGATGGGCGGCGACGACCGCCTCACCAGGCATCGCGACAAAGGCAAACTCGACGCCCGCAGCCGGATCGACCACCTGGTGGACAAGGGCTCTTTCCGCGAATTCGGCACGCTCGTCGGCGGTGACATCGCCGCTGACGGCATCGTCGCCGGCTCGGGTTTGGTCGACGGCAGGCCGGTGATGATCGGCGCGGAGGACTTCACCACGCTGGCGGGCAGCATCGGCCCCGGGGGCAACGCGAAGCGGTACCGCCTCGCCGAGCTCGCGCTGCGTGACCGGGTACCGCTGGTCATGCTGCTGGAGGGCGCGGGGTTCCGGCCCAGTGGCGAACACTACGGGCGCACGCCCACCGATCTTCTGGCGCAGGCGCAGTGCTCGGGCAAGGTGCCCACCATCGGCGGCCTGTTCGGCCCGTCCGCGGGACACGGTGCCCTCGTCGCGCCGGTGTGCGACTGGACGATCATGACCAGCCAGGGCGCGATCTTCACGGCCGGCCCGCCGGTCGTCAAAGAGTCCACCGGCGAGGAGATTTCGAAGGAAGACCTGGGTGGGCCGTCGGTCGCGCTGGCCAGCGGGGTCATCCACAACCTCGGCCAGGACGACGTCGCGGTGCTCGACGACATCCGGCGCTACCTGTCCTTCTTCCCCTCCAGCGCCTGGTCGTATCCGACGTCGCTGCCCGCGGGCGAGTCGACGGCGCGTCGGTCGACCCCGGAGCTGCTGGACATCGTGCCCCGCGGCAATCGCCAGGTGTACGACATGCGCGCGGTGCTCGATGTGGTGTTCGACGACACGGGCTGGTTCGAGGTGCAGCCGAAGTTCGGAAAGGCGATGCTCTGCGCGCTGGCCCACCTCGGCGGCCATCCCGTCGCGGTGGTCGCCAACCAGCCCAACGTGCTCGCCGGGTCCATCGATGCCGACGCCGCCGACAAGGCAGCGCATTTCATCACCGTCGCCGATGCGTTCCACGTGCCCCTCGTGTTCCTCGCCGACAACCCGGGCATGCTGCCGGGCAGCCGGTCGGAGAAGACCGGCGTGCTGCGCAGCGGGGCGCGGATGTTCGCCGCACAGACCGCTGCGACCACGCTGAAACTCCATGTGACGCTGCGCAAGGCCTATGGATTCGGTTCGATGGTCATGTCGCTGCTCGGGTTCGACAACCAGAGTGCGACGTTCGCCTACCCCGGTGCGACGATGGGGGCCATGAGTGCCGCGGCGCTGAGCCGGGCCTCACACGCCACCGAGGACATCGAGGCCAAGCTGCGCCAGGCCGAGGTGGACGCGTCGTTCCGGTCCGCGGGCCATCTCGGGTTCGACGACCTCATCCACCCCGCCGAGACCAGAGATGTCCTGATCGATGCACTGGAGCGGGGCCTCTACAGCAGGCAGGCGGCGGCGGAACCCGTATCCCGAACCGTCATCACCCCCTGA
- a CDS encoding LLM class F420-dependent oxidoreductase, which produces MGAEGGLKVDAAVVSQLSHVPEGARTLERRGYDGCWTAEINHDPFLPLTLAAEHTHRIELGTSIAVAFARNPMTVAQVGWDLQDYSQGRLILGLGSQIKPHIEKRFSMPWSKPVARMREFVVALHEIWGCWRDGSRLDFEGDFYTHTLMTPMFVPPPHPHADPKVFVAAVGDRMTEMCGEVADGLLAHAFSTQRYMREVTIPTLTRGIERSRRERGDVEVASPLFVVTGHDEQELAAATVATRKQIAFYASTPAYRAVLELHGWGDLQTELHRLSREGDWDTMGSLIDDTILGEFAVVATVDHLVDSIRSRCDGLIDRVLLGFPSSIDEATVVDLVSELRSGT; this is translated from the coding sequence ATGGGTGCTGAAGGCGGCCTCAAGGTGGACGCTGCCGTCGTCAGTCAACTGTCCCACGTTCCGGAGGGCGCCAGAACACTGGAACGCCGGGGCTATGACGGGTGCTGGACGGCCGAGATCAATCACGATCCATTCCTGCCGCTGACGCTTGCCGCCGAGCACACCCACCGCATCGAGTTGGGCACCAGCATCGCCGTGGCGTTCGCCCGCAATCCGATGACCGTTGCCCAGGTCGGGTGGGACCTGCAGGACTACTCGCAGGGCCGCCTCATCCTGGGACTCGGCTCGCAGATCAAGCCGCACATCGAGAAGCGGTTCAGCATGCCGTGGAGCAAGCCTGTCGCGAGGATGCGCGAATTCGTGGTGGCGCTGCACGAGATCTGGGGATGCTGGCGCGACGGCTCCCGGCTCGACTTCGAGGGCGACTTCTACACGCACACGCTGATGACCCCGATGTTCGTCCCGCCCCCGCACCCACACGCTGACCCCAAGGTGTTCGTCGCCGCAGTAGGCGACAGGATGACCGAGATGTGCGGTGAGGTGGCCGACGGCCTACTGGCGCATGCGTTCTCGACTCAGCGGTACATGCGGGAGGTGACGATCCCCACGCTGACGCGGGGTATCGAGCGCTCCCGGCGAGAGCGCGGCGACGTGGAGGTGGCCAGCCCGCTTTTCGTCGTCACCGGTCACGACGAGCAGGAACTGGCTGCCGCCACCGTTGCCACCCGCAAGCAGATCGCCTTCTACGCGTCCACTCCGGCCTATCGCGCCGTGTTGGAGTTGCACGGCTGGGGCGATCTGCAGACCGAACTACACCGGCTCTCGCGCGAGGGGGACTGGGACACGATGGGGTCGCTGATCGACGACACCATCCTCGGGGAGTTCGCCGTCGTCGCGACGGTCGACCATCTGGTCGATTCCATCAGATCTCGGTGTGACGGCCTCATCGACCGCGTCCTGCTGGGGTTTCCGTCATCCATCGACGAGGCGACGGTTGTCGATCTGGTGTCTGAATTGCGCAGCGGCACATAA
- a CDS encoding cytochrome P450, whose protein sequence is MSVRVADEAANVFADPAAYADEARLHAAMTHLRAHAPVAWVEVPDYRPFWAITKHADIMAIERDNTLFTNSPRPVLTTAEGDAQQEAMGIRTLIHLDDPQHRKVRAIGADWFRPKAMRALKVRVDELANSFVDKMADRGGECDFVQEVAVNFPLYVIMSLLGIPESDFPRMLTYTQELFGSDDAELQRGITMEERGMALFEMFTYFNDITAARRAHPTEDLASAIANARIDGEPLSDIESVSYYLIVATAGHDTTSATISGGLQALAENADQLQRLQNTPELLPLAVEEMIRWVTPVKEFMRTATQDTEIRGVPIAAGESVLLSYPSGNRDEDIFADPFRFDVGRDPNRHVAFGYGVHFCLGAALARMEINSFYSALLPRLKSVELAGRAEHTATIFVGGLKHLPIKYSLG, encoded by the coding sequence ATGAGCGTTCGAGTAGCCGATGAGGCCGCCAACGTGTTCGCCGATCCGGCGGCCTACGCCGACGAGGCGCGGTTACATGCGGCGATGACCCACCTGCGGGCCCATGCCCCGGTCGCCTGGGTGGAGGTCCCGGACTACCGCCCGTTCTGGGCGATCACCAAGCACGCCGACATCATGGCCATCGAACGGGACAACACCCTGTTCACGAATTCGCCGCGGCCTGTGCTCACCACCGCGGAGGGTGACGCCCAGCAGGAGGCCATGGGCATCCGCACGCTGATCCACCTGGACGATCCGCAGCACCGCAAGGTCAGGGCGATCGGGGCGGACTGGTTCCGGCCGAAAGCCATGCGCGCCTTGAAGGTTAGGGTGGACGAGCTGGCGAACTCGTTCGTCGACAAGATGGCCGACCGGGGTGGGGAATGCGACTTCGTGCAGGAAGTCGCCGTGAACTTCCCGCTCTATGTCATCATGTCGCTGCTCGGCATCCCCGAGTCCGACTTCCCGCGCATGTTGACCTACACCCAGGAATTGTTCGGCAGCGATGATGCCGAGCTGCAGCGCGGCATCACGATGGAAGAGCGCGGGATGGCGCTGTTCGAGATGTTCACCTACTTCAACGACATCACCGCGGCGCGGCGCGCCCACCCCACCGAGGATCTCGCGTCAGCGATCGCCAACGCCCGGATTGACGGCGAACCGCTGTCCGACATCGAATCCGTCTCGTACTACCTCATCGTGGCCACCGCGGGGCACGACACGACGAGCGCCACGATCTCTGGCGGCCTGCAGGCGCTGGCCGAGAATGCCGATCAGCTGCAGCGACTGCAGAACACTCCGGAATTGTTGCCACTGGCGGTCGAAGAGATGATCCGCTGGGTCACCCCGGTCAAGGAGTTCATGCGAACCGCCACGCAGGACACCGAGATTCGCGGTGTGCCGATCGCGGCGGGGGAGTCGGTGCTCCTGTCCTACCCGTCCGGCAACCGCGACGAGGACATCTTTGCCGACCCGTTCCGCTTCGACGTCGGCCGCGACCCGAACAGGCACGTTGCGTTCGGCTACGGCGTGCACTTCTGTCTGGGCGCCGCGTTGGCACGGATGGAGATCAACAGCTTCTATTCCGCGCTGCTGCCCCGCCTGAAGTCGGTCGAGTTGGCGGGCAGAGCTGAGCACACCGCGACGATCTTCGTCGGTGGGCTCAAGCACCTGCCCATCAAGTACTCACTGGGCTGA